The following are encoded in a window of Arvicanthis niloticus isolate mArvNil1 chromosome 1, mArvNil1.pat.X, whole genome shotgun sequence genomic DNA:
- the Tssc4 gene encoding U5 small nuclear ribonucleoprotein TSSC4, translating to MAETEAGLEAEEPTEDDTLPSDTVSLSDSDSDLSLPSGVEVQVLSPERLSGEGQEDSDPDDPPSPPTGIPTTAVQPFHLRGMSSTFSQRSHSIFDCLESAARQAPCSAPQTSVSDNDSFKRPVAPPSQTPARSLSRVHGSTCTTRVLPVPDYVSHPERWTKYSLEDVSEASEQSNRDAALAFLSSRNQASPTDYVPSFNQDPSSCGEGRVVFTKPVRGSEARTERKRVLKKGVVSGAGIEASVELAHLDGPEAEEWSGHQVQAEVVVPSEAAHPESSSGPIGMKAVGFHGSKKRSRDHFRNRDSNPEETGSERGPSV from the coding sequence ATGGCGGAGACAGAGGCTGGCTTGGAGGCTGAGGAACCCACGGAGGATGACACCCTGCCTTCTGACACCGTCTCCCTCAGCGACTCAGACTCGGACCTCAGCTTACCTAGTGGTGTGGAGGTCCAAGTGTTGTCCCCAGAGAGACTTTCCGGGGAGGGCCAGGAGGACTCCGACCCTGATGACCCTCCCTCGCCCCCCACGGGCATCCCCACCACTGCAGTGCAGCCGTTCCACCTCCGAGGCATGAGTTCCACCTTCTCCCAGCGCAGCCACAGCATCTTTGATTGTCTGGAGAGTGCAGCCCGGCAGGCACCATGCTCTGCTCCCCAAACCAGTGTGAGTGACAATGACAGCTTCAAGCGACCTGTGGCTCCCCCAAGTCAGACCCCAGCAAGGAGCCTGAGCAGAGTGCATGGAAGCACTTGCACGACCAGGGTACTCCCTGTCCCTGATTATGTTTCACACCCTGAGCGTTGGACCAAATACAGTCTGGAAGATGTGTCTGAAGCCAGTGAGCAGAGCAATCGTGATGCTGCCCTGGCCTTCCTGAGCTCCCGAAACCAGGCATCCCCCACAGACTATGTGCCCTCTTTCAACCAGGACCCCTCTAGCTGTGGGGAGGGAAGAGTGGTCTTCACCAAACCAGTTCGGGGCAGTGAGGCTAGGACTGAGAGGAAGAGAGTCCTAAAGAAGGGGGTTGTGtcaggtgctgggattgaggCCTCTGTGGAGCTAGCCCATCTTGATGGACCAGAGGCTGAGGAATGGAGTGGCCACCAGGTACAGGCAGAGGTGGTGGTACCTTCAGAAGCTGCCCATCCTGAGTCCTCATCAGGCCCCATAGGTATGAAGGCTGTTGGTTTTCATGGCAGCAAGAAGCGGAGCAGAGACCACTTTCGGAACAGGGACAGTAACCCAGAGGAGACAGGGTCTGAGAGAGGACCCTCAGTTTGA